Proteins from a genomic interval of Acinonyx jubatus isolate Ajub_Pintada_27869175 chromosome B4, VMU_Ajub_asm_v1.0, whole genome shotgun sequence:
- the NOPCHAP1 gene encoding NOP protein chaperone 1, translating into MEVREESQSGASPSSPRDCSGISVSKELLTAGSGGRAGIWDRLLINPKPNCRKTSTLQTVRIERSPLLDQVQTFLPQMAQANEKLRKEMATAPPGHFNIEDIDGSLGKVIQMDVALFEMNQSDSKEEDGSEESSQDSSEDSSDSEEDDTASSEVTTDNFKLPHSEDGKGKIEVLDSPASKKRKE; encoded by the exons ATGGAGGTACGCGAGGAGTCCCAGTCTGGAGCTTCTCCCTCTTCACCCCGGGACTGCTCGGGGATCTCGGTGTCTAAGGAGCTGCTGACGGCGGGAAGCGGCGGCCGCGCAG GTATATGGGACAGGTTACTCATCAACCCCAAGCCTAATTGCAGAAAAACTTCCACTCTTCAAACAGTTCGGATAGAGAGGAGTCCCT tATTGGACCAAGTACAGACCTTTCTCCCACAGATGGCTCAGGCAAATGAAAAGCTAAGAAAAGAAATGGCAACCGCACCCCCTGGGCATTTCAATATTGAAGATATTGATGGGAGTCTTGGAAAAGTTATACAAATG GATGTGGCCTTGTTTGAGATGAATCAGTCCGATTCAAAAGAAGAGGACGGTTCAGAAGAGAGTTCGCAAGACAGCTCAGAGGACAGCTCAGACTCTGAGGAAGATGACACCGCCTCTTCTGAAGTCACCACAGACAACTTTAAACTTCCTCATTCAGAAGACGGAAAAGGCAAGATCGAGGTTTTGGACAGCCCTGCcagtaaaaaaaggaaagagtaa